From Cellulomonas chengniuliangii, the proteins below share one genomic window:
- a CDS encoding glycosyltransferase family 4 protein has protein sequence MGEPLRIAMISYYLPSGSKIGVGFQAHELASELARRGHHVDMISECPPVPGAPYGHRHVRVPGSLRTFRFALAVRRLDLSGYDVLHAHGDDYWLWRRRARLHVRTVHGSCFEEARRIRGAKERLRMVLLGLSEVLAAVVADRTVVVSPQTRRWVPRSDATIPNGVDTRRFHPAPAPRADHPVVLFVGTWHGRKRGADLADAFTRHVLPRHPDAELWMVTRDAPDAPGPGIRVLGALTDQELADAYRAAWLFCLPSSYEGFGIPYAEAMASGLPVVATDNVGARYVTDHGRAGVLTDLPRLGPRLADLLADAEARAALAAAGQARAAEFALSHVADRYEAMFAERPWTARLRAPLRSRAA, from the coding sequence GTGGGTGAGCCGCTGCGCATCGCGATGATCAGCTACTACCTGCCCTCGGGCAGCAAGATCGGTGTCGGGTTCCAGGCGCACGAGCTCGCCAGCGAGCTGGCCCGCCGCGGCCACCACGTCGACATGATCAGCGAGTGCCCGCCCGTCCCGGGGGCGCCGTACGGCCACCGGCACGTGCGCGTGCCCGGGTCGCTGCGCACGTTCCGCTTCGCGCTCGCGGTGCGCCGCCTCGACCTGTCCGGCTACGACGTGCTGCACGCGCACGGCGACGACTACTGGCTGTGGCGGCGGCGGGCCAGGCTGCACGTGCGGACCGTGCACGGCTCCTGCTTCGAGGAGGCCCGGCGGATCCGCGGCGCGAAGGAGCGGCTGCGCATGGTCCTGCTGGGGCTCAGCGAGGTGCTCGCCGCGGTCGTGGCCGACCGCACCGTCGTGGTCTCGCCGCAGACCCGCCGGTGGGTGCCGCGCTCCGACGCGACGATCCCCAACGGGGTCGACACCCGCCGGTTCCACCCGGCCCCGGCGCCGCGCGCCGACCACCCGGTGGTGCTGTTCGTCGGGACGTGGCACGGGCGCAAGCGCGGCGCCGACCTCGCCGACGCGTTCACCAGGCACGTGCTCCCACGGCACCCCGACGCGGAGCTGTGGATGGTCACCCGGGACGCGCCTGACGCCCCGGGGCCGGGGATCCGCGTGCTGGGGGCGCTCACCGACCAGGAGCTGGCCGACGCCTACCGCGCGGCGTGGCTGTTCTGCCTGCCCTCGTCCTACGAGGGCTTCGGCATCCCGTACGCCGAGGCCATGGCCTCGGGTCTGCCCGTGGTGGCCACCGACAACGTCGGCGCCCGCTACGTCACGGACCACGGCCGCGCTGGCGTCCTCACCGATCTGCCGCGCCTGGGCCCGCGGCTCGCCGACCTGCTCGCCGACGCCGAGGCCCGGGCCGCGCTCGCCGCCGCCGGGCAGGCTCGAGCCGCCGAGTTCGCGCTCTCCCACGTGGCCGACCGGTACGAGGCGATGTTCGCCGAACGCCCCTGGACGGCCCGCCTCCGCGCGCCGCTGCGGAGCCGGGCCGCATGA
- a CDS encoding glycosyltransferase WbsX family protein, with the protein MTAPRARAVAFYLPQYHPVPENDEWWGAGFTEWTNTARARPLFPGHRQPTLPADLGFYDLRLPEARAAQSAMAREHGVEAFVYWHYWFGNGSRILERPFAEVLKTGEPDISFCLAWANQTWSGIWHGARDRVLKEQLYPGLEDERAHFEAVLPAFRDDRYLRVDDRPVFYVFRPEDLPDAAGFVDRWQEMARRAGLPGLYLVAEVADLLGFGPKFDGVDSAGFDAGAYIRMPVDATRLATLRMRAGRKLLRWPEIYRHAPEHAGLPAFSARLQPSVFPNWDNTPRSGRRGLAITGSSPEVFERHVRQAVASIADRPAQERFLWVKSWNEWAEGNHLEPDLRHGRGWLEALREGVAGG; encoded by the coding sequence ATGACCGCCCCTCGCGCCCGCGCGGTCGCGTTCTACCTGCCCCAGTACCACCCGGTGCCGGAGAACGACGAGTGGTGGGGCGCCGGCTTCACCGAGTGGACCAACACCGCCCGCGCCCGTCCGCTGTTCCCCGGGCACCGCCAGCCCACGCTCCCCGCCGACCTCGGCTTCTACGACCTGCGCCTGCCCGAGGCGCGCGCCGCGCAGAGCGCGATGGCCCGCGAGCACGGCGTCGAGGCGTTCGTGTACTGGCACTACTGGTTCGGCAACGGCTCGCGCATCCTCGAGCGGCCGTTCGCCGAGGTCTTGAAGACCGGCGAGCCGGACATCTCCTTCTGCCTCGCCTGGGCGAACCAGACCTGGAGCGGCATCTGGCACGGCGCCAGAGATCGCGTGCTCAAGGAGCAGCTCTACCCCGGGCTCGAGGACGAGCGCGCGCACTTCGAGGCGGTGCTGCCCGCGTTCCGCGACGACCGGTACCTGCGCGTTGACGACCGCCCGGTGTTCTACGTGTTCCGCCCCGAGGACCTGCCCGACGCCGCCGGGTTCGTGGACCGCTGGCAGGAGATGGCACGCCGTGCGGGACTGCCCGGGCTCTACCTGGTGGCCGAGGTGGCCGACCTGCTGGGCTTCGGCCCGAAGTTCGACGGGGTGGACTCGGCAGGCTTCGACGCCGGGGCGTACATCCGCATGCCGGTCGACGCCACGCGCCTCGCCACCCTCCGGATGCGGGCGGGCCGCAAGCTGCTCCGCTGGCCGGAGATCTACCGGCACGCCCCCGAGCACGCCGGGCTGCCCGCCTTCTCGGCCCGGCTGCAGCCGTCCGTGTTCCCCAACTGGGACAACACCCCACGCTCGGGCCGGCGCGGGCTCGCCATCACCGGCTCCTCCCCGGAGGTCTTCGAGCGGCACGTGCGCCAGGCGGTCGCCAGCATCGCGGACCGGCCCGCCCAGGAGCGGTTCCTGTGGGTCAAGTCATGGAACGAGTGGGCCGAGGGCAACCACCTCGAGCCGGACCTGCGGCACGGCCGCGGCTGGCTCGAGGCGCTGCGGGAGGGGGTGGCGGGTGGGTGA